Proteins from a genomic interval of Halostella salina:
- the tpiA gene encoding triose-phosphate isomerase gives MFVLVNLKAYPCDPVAVAEAAAEVNDDTDAEIVIAPQAAHLPAVADTGVETWAQHVSPVEHGSHTGSTLAEAAADAGATGTLLNHSENRLKLADIDGSLDAAGRVGFDTCVCANNAEQIAAAAALGPDSVAVEPPELIGTGTPVSKADPDIVRDAVDAAAAVDESVDVYCGAGISTGEDLVAARDLGADGVLLASGVAKADDPAAALADLVAPL, from the coding sequence ATGTTCGTTCTCGTCAACCTGAAGGCGTACCCGTGTGACCCCGTCGCCGTCGCGGAGGCCGCGGCGGAGGTAAACGACGACACCGACGCGGAGATCGTCATCGCGCCGCAGGCCGCCCACCTGCCGGCGGTGGCCGATACCGGCGTCGAAACGTGGGCACAGCACGTCAGTCCCGTCGAACACGGCAGCCACACCGGGAGCACGCTCGCGGAGGCGGCCGCCGACGCCGGCGCGACCGGCACGCTGCTCAACCACTCGGAGAACCGGCTGAAACTCGCCGACATCGACGGCTCGCTCGACGCGGCCGGGCGCGTCGGCTTCGACACCTGCGTCTGTGCGAACAACGCCGAGCAGATCGCCGCCGCGGCCGCGCTCGGCCCGGACAGCGTCGCGGTCGAACCGCCGGAGCTGATCGGCACCGGCACGCCGGTCAGCAAGGCCGACCCCGACATCGTGCGCGACGCCGTCGATGCGGCGGCCGCGGTCGACGAGAGCGTCGACGTGTACTGCGGCGCGGGGATCAGCACCGGCGAGGACCTCGTCGCCGCCCGCGACCTGGGTGCCGACGGCGTCCTGCTGGCAAGCGGCGTCGCGAAGGCCGACGACCCGGCCGCCGCGCTTGCCGACCTCGTCGCCCCGCTGTAG
- a CDS encoding toll/interleukin-1 receptor domain-containing protein translates to MSDERVFVSHAPGDRGLVEGVFRSVRNLPLHVHIAGEEVDDGRDRTGLRGRIDESDAAVAMLTEDGATNQWVNREVGYAVARDVPVVPVAPRTELIGGYLEDRPPVELHDEAIHRTVFEVFSALRRELTPLGGLDTPKWYLPFRCTTDGCSEPVTLKIDRDQSDLWRLHDHGRTIHADCEACATRYHFEPATLGLIRREETGSE, encoded by the coding sequence ATGAGCGACGAGCGAGTGTTCGTCTCGCACGCGCCGGGGGACAGGGGGCTCGTCGAGGGGGTGTTTCGCTCGGTCCGAAACCTCCCGCTCCACGTCCACATCGCCGGCGAGGAGGTCGACGACGGCCGCGACCGGACCGGGCTGCGCGGCCGGATCGACGAGAGCGACGCGGCCGTGGCGATGCTAACCGAGGATGGCGCGACGAACCAGTGGGTGAACCGCGAGGTCGGCTACGCAGTGGCGCGCGACGTTCCGGTGGTGCCGGTCGCCCCCCGGACGGAGCTCATCGGCGGCTATCTGGAGGACCGGCCGCCGGTGGAACTCCACGACGAAGCGATCCACCGCACGGTGTTCGAAGTGTTCTCGGCGCTCCGACGGGAGCTGACGCCGCTTGGCGGCCTCGACACGCCGAAGTGGTACCTCCCCTTCCGCTGTACGACGGACGGCTGCTCGGAGCCCGTGACCCTGAAGATCGACCGCGACCAGTCGGACCTCTGGCGGCTGCACGACCACGGCCGGACGATCCACGCCGACTGCGAGGCGTGTGCGACCCGCTACCACTTCGAGCCGGCGACGCTCGGACTCATCCGCCGCGAAGAGACAGGGTCCGAGTAA
- a CDS encoding PadR family transcriptional regulator: MHDLTGFQRDLLTVIAGLDDPHGLAIKDELEKYYETEIHHGRLYPNLDTLVDKGLVEKGELDRRTNYYALTQRGKREIEARREWEEQYLETDSESAAVS, from the coding sequence ATGCACGATCTAACAGGGTTCCAGCGGGACCTGCTGACGGTCATCGCCGGTCTCGACGACCCGCACGGACTCGCTATCAAGGACGAACTCGAGAAGTACTACGAGACGGAGATACACCACGGTCGGCTGTACCCGAACCTCGACACCCTCGTCGACAAGGGACTCGTCGAGAAGGGGGAGCTCGACCGACGGACCAACTACTACGCGCTCACCCAGCGGGGGAAACGCGAGATCGAGGCCCGCCGCGAGTGGGAGGAGCAGTACCTCGAAACGGACTCGGAGTCGGCGGCGGTCTCATAG